GCCCGCCCTCGATCAGTCCTGAAGTCTGGCGAGCCACCAGCGTCCCCCCTCACCATCTTCCCGGTGTACCTCGGCGGTGAGTTCCCCGGCCTGGACGAGGTAACACGTCCTGGGCCGCTCGCCGAGCCACCAGCGGCCTCCGGCGCGCCACTCGTCGATCACGGCCTGCACCCGGTACGTCTGCCCGTGCCAGGTCAGGCGGACGGGCTGCTGATCCTGAACCTGCACCTGAATGTCGTGCTGGTACGCTTTCACGCCTCACCCTCGAAGAACGCCAGGACGCGCTGCACGGCCTGTTCACGCCGCGCGGCGGGGTTCGGTCGCCACGACTGCCGGGGCGTCATGTCGCGGGGGCGCACTTGTCCGGTGACCCAGTCCACCCAGGCGTACTGCGCGTCGGTGGCGTACGCCCAGGGATCCAGCCACTCCACGCGAACCAGAGCGTCCGGGAAGCGGGCGAGAACTGTCTTCGTAACGTCCAGTTCGGCGAGACCTGCCCAGAGGCCCACCATCCGAGCGGGTTGCGCGAGTCCGCCGAGCTGCACGGTCAGCTGGTCGATGCCGAGGGATAGCGCGCTGGCGTCTTGAAGGGCGAGTCCAGCCACCCGCACGAGTGCCACCTCATCGAGCGGCCATTTCAGCAGCCGGGTACCCGACAGGCGGCCGCCGATGGTGTCGGCGTGGACGGTGAGCGCGGCGGCCAGGCGTCCGCGCAGTTCCGTGAGGAGGCTGGGCATCAGGTCGCGCAGCGCGGCGTCCACCTGGGCGGGTTCGGTCAGGGGGAGGTCGAAGGCCAGGGAGGCGCCCAGCACCTGGCCGGGGCGGTACCGCTCCACGGCGGCTGTTCTCTCGCCTTTCAGGAACCGGTTGAGCTTCC
This sequence is a window from Deinococcus grandis. Protein-coding genes within it:
- a CDS encoding DUF6504 family protein → MKAYQHDIQVQVQDQQPVRLTWHGQTYRVQAVIDEWRAGGRWWLGERPRTCYLVQAGELTAEVHREDGEGGRWWLARLQD
- a CDS encoding DNA polymerase Y subunit UmuC family protein; this encodes MAGRTPSLTACVLLAPWPLAHVRRQHPGVPVAVLSEGRRVLQTCPLATQAGVTVGMRETAALSRCPDLHAEVVPAPEAEAIWEELLEQLYARFSDRVDGGRAGVAFLTLSPSGARDLAAALHAPVGLATSKELAHLAALRTQPGKVKEAHTSGSAEQAFLKLTPLAHLTALDVPLSAIDKLHFLGLRDLGGLMAWIPAQREAFLGVDIGRKLNRFLKGERTAAVERYRPGQVLGASLAFDLPLTEPAQVDAALRDLMPSLLTELRGRLAAALTVHADTIGGRLSGTRLLKWPLDEVALVRVAGLALQDASALSLGIDQLTVQLGGLAQPARMVGLWAGLAELDVTKTVLARFPDALVRVEWLDPWAYATDAQYAWVDWVTGQVRPRDMTPRQSWRPNPAARREQAVQRVLAFFEGEA